In one Umezawaea sp. Da 62-37 genomic region, the following are encoded:
- a CDS encoding response regulator transcription factor: MVRVVLVDDQPLLRRSLAMVIGSEPGLAVVGEADNGVDGVAVTAATRPDVVLMDVRMPQLDGLQATRRICAHPDLRSTRVLVLSMFELDEYVHEALHAGASGFLLKDTRPEELIDAILRTHDGQSLFAPSILTRLVEHYVSAPRRSTGTRAGRLTGREVEVLTLVGRGLSNDGIAAHLTISVKTVKTHVSHLLAKLDARDRAQLVIAAYDAGLVTPRRNASP, translated from the coding sequence ATCGTGCGCGTGGTGCTGGTCGACGACCAGCCGCTGCTGCGGCGCAGCCTGGCGATGGTGATCGGCAGCGAGCCGGGCCTGGCCGTCGTGGGCGAGGCGGACAACGGCGTCGACGGGGTGGCCGTCACCGCGGCGACCCGGCCCGACGTGGTCCTGATGGACGTGCGGATGCCCCAGCTCGACGGACTCCAGGCCACCAGGCGGATCTGCGCCCACCCGGACCTGCGGTCGACCCGCGTCCTGGTGCTCAGCATGTTCGAGCTGGACGAGTACGTGCACGAGGCGCTGCACGCGGGCGCGTCCGGCTTCCTGCTCAAGGACACCAGGCCGGAGGAGCTCATCGACGCCATCCTGCGCACCCACGACGGGCAGTCCCTGTTCGCCCCGTCGATCCTGACCCGGCTCGTCGAGCACTACGTGTCCGCGCCGCGCCGGAGCACCGGCACGCGGGCGGGACGGCTGACCGGCCGGGAGGTCGAGGTGCTCACGCTCGTCGGGCGCGGGCTGTCCAACGACGGGATCGCCGCCCACCTGACGATCTCGGTCAAGACGGTGAAGACGCACGTCTCGCACCTGCTCGCCAAGCTCGACGCCCGCGACCGCGCGCAGCTCGTGATCGCCGCCTACGACGCGGGCCTGGTCACACCCCGGCGGAACGCCAGCCCCTGA
- a CDS encoding histidine kinase, with product MDVRQRPSWRSGVGPVTGGVFAVLVLLMVAVGGVGSAAVVVPSLLAVAAVGVAVFAVRRGRLGRAAYEERLTEWAAAQAAQAERMRIARDLHDIVSHGLGLITVRAAAARYVTGADVAEALADIENASREATSELRHMLTVLRAADDDAVPRRPVEGLDQLPAIVRGAEVAGLRTELTVEPVGEVPPGVQVAVCKVVREALNNSARHAGPTDVRVRVHRDGDSVVVAVADSGPGGPRRSTPGAGHGLIGLRERVVGLGGAFSAEPVEAGFRVTARIPDGGAE from the coding sequence GTGGACGTGCGTCAGCGGCCCTCGTGGCGGTCAGGGGTCGGGCCGGTCACCGGCGGGGTGTTCGCGGTGCTGGTGCTCCTGATGGTCGCGGTCGGCGGCGTGGGCTCGGCGGCAGTGGTCGTGCCGTCGCTGCTCGCGGTTGCCGCGGTCGGCGTCGCGGTGTTCGCGGTCCGTCGCGGTCGACTTGGTCGGGCCGCGTACGAGGAGCGGCTGACCGAGTGGGCGGCCGCGCAGGCGGCGCAGGCCGAACGGATGCGCATCGCCAGGGACCTGCACGACATCGTGTCGCACGGCCTCGGCCTGATCACCGTCCGGGCCGCCGCCGCCCGCTACGTCACGGGCGCCGACGTCGCGGAGGCGTTGGCGGACATCGAGAACGCGAGCCGCGAGGCGACCTCGGAACTGCGGCACATGCTGACCGTGCTGCGCGCCGCGGACGACGACGCCGTGCCGCGCAGGCCCGTCGAAGGGCTGGACCAGCTGCCCGCGATCGTCCGCGGCGCCGAGGTCGCGGGCCTGCGCACCGAGCTGACCGTCGAGCCGGTGGGCGAGGTGCCGCCCGGAGTCCAGGTGGCGGTGTGCAAGGTCGTCCGCGAGGCGCTGAACAACTCCGCGCGGCACGCGGGCCCCACCGACGTCCGGGTTCGCGTGCACCGCGACGGCGACAGCGTGGTGGTCGCGGTCGCCGACAGCGGCCCCGGCGGTCCGCGGCGGTCGACGCCCGGCGCGGGGCACGGGCTGATCGGCCTGCGCGAACGGGTCGTGGGTCTCGGCGGCGCGTTCAGCGCGGAACCGGTCGAGGCCGGGTTCCGGGTCACCGCGCGGATTCCGGACGGGGGAGCGGAATGA